In Desulfovibrio sp. Fe33, one DNA window encodes the following:
- the mltC gene encoding membrane-bound lytic murein transglycosylase MltC: MTRTLLFLALLALTALTALTASCSRYDAVRIARAAATGNPAAAAEALARDKAIGYASNPAALGNDLKNFKELVETFVKTVAGVWGEDDARIPAPKQYVKYTDNYLSRASVDFDTGQIMVETVADDNPLGSLRNAIVTTLLTPADPRSVDLYSASAVKLGETPFLLGEVKDADGKDIRWEWRARQYADHLVDTALQTRKVKGKTARYVTFHMVRDHLNVRAAKYRELVKSTAKRFQVSRNLIYAIMKVESDFNPFAVSSASAVGLMQVVPSTAGSDVYRFLHGKSGQPSRRDLFEPLANITYGTAYLHLLDTRFLGGVSNPVSREYCVIAGYNGGAGNVLKTFDGNKTRAVKKINALPPADVYGTLRRELPFAETQRYLGKVLEAKKQFVNF, translated from the coding sequence ATGACACGAACCCTTCTCTTTCTGGCCCTGCTCGCCCTGACCGCCCTGACCGCCCTGACTGCCTCCTGCTCGCGGTATGACGCCGTGCGTATCGCCCGCGCCGCGGCGACAGGCAATCCCGCCGCCGCGGCCGAAGCCCTGGCTCGGGACAAGGCCATCGGCTACGCTTCCAACCCGGCCGCCCTGGGCAACGACCTGAAGAACTTCAAGGAACTCGTGGAGACCTTCGTCAAGACCGTCGCCGGGGTCTGGGGCGAGGACGACGCGCGCATACCCGCTCCCAAACAGTACGTGAAATACACCGACAACTATCTCTCTCGGGCGAGCGTGGACTTCGACACGGGGCAAATCATGGTCGAAACCGTGGCGGACGACAATCCCCTCGGGAGCCTGCGCAACGCCATCGTCACCACCCTTCTCACTCCCGCCGATCCGCGCTCCGTGGACCTCTATTCGGCCAGCGCGGTAAAACTCGGCGAAACCCCCTTCCTGCTCGGCGAGGTCAAGGACGCGGACGGCAAGGACATCCGCTGGGAATGGCGGGCCAGGCAGTACGCGGACCATCTCGTGGACACGGCCTTGCAAACCCGCAAGGTCAAGGGGAAAACCGCCCGGTACGTCACCTTCCACATGGTCAGGGACCACCTCAATGTCCGCGCCGCCAAGTATCGGGAGCTGGTAAAAAGTACCGCCAAGCGGTTCCAGGTGAGCCGAAACCTGATCTACGCGATCATGAAAGTGGAATCCGACTTCAACCCGTTCGCGGTCAGCTCAGCCTCGGCCGTGGGACTCATGCAGGTGGTTCCGTCAACAGCGGGCAGCGACGTATACCGTTTCCTGCACGGCAAATCCGGACAGCCCTCGCGCCGGGACCTGTTCGAACCGCTCGCCAACATCACCTACGGCACGGCGTACCTCCACCTTCTCGACACGCGCTTCCTGGGCGGCGTCTCCAACCCGGTGTCCAGAGAGTATTGCGTTATCGCCGGATACAACGGCGGCGCGGGCAACGTGCTGAAGACCTTCGACGGCAACAAGACCCGAGCGGTAAAGAAGATCAATGCGCTTCCGCCCGCCGACGTGTACGGCACCCTGCGCCGGGAGCTTCCCTTCGCCGAGACGCAACGCTATCTTGGCAAGGTTCTTGAAGCCAAGAAACAGTTCGTCAATTTCTAA
- a CDS encoding Hpt domain-containing protein has translation MPEYPEVERIPSDLEELLDRFFVVCRQEVVQMRDALQGRDYNTLVRLGHTARGTGSGYGFKGMGRIGHDIELAALEQDSDALERHVDSLARYLDTVQVEFDG, from the coding sequence ATGCCCGAATACCCGGAGGTCGAGCGGATTCCGTCCGACCTGGAAGAATTGCTGGATCGTTTTTTCGTTGTCTGCCGTCAGGAGGTGGTGCAGATGCGCGACGCGCTGCAAGGCCGGGATTACAATACCCTGGTCCGCCTGGGGCATACCGCCCGCGGAACCGGCAGCGGCTACGGGTTCAAGGGAATGGGGAGGATAGGCCATGACATCGAACTGGCCGCTCTCGAACAGGATTCGGACGCTCTCGAAAGACATGTGGACAGCCTGGCCCGGTATCTCGACACCGTCCAGGTGGAATTCGACGGCTGA
- a CDS encoding 2-amino-3,7-dideoxy-D-threo-hept-6-ulosonate synthase has protein sequence MHLGKAIRMERIMNRNDGRTIVVPLDHGVTVGPIYGIVDLRETVNQVADGGANAVLMHKGIPRCSHRAGGKDIGLIIHLSASTSLSPHPNAKTLVGSVTDALKLGADAVSVHVNLGDETEPRMLSDLGELCSEASEWGMPVLAMMYARGPKVENEYDPKVVAHCARVGVELGADIVKVNYTGDPESFARVVEGCCVPVVIAGGPKLESERDLVQMVYDSIQAGGSGLSVGRNIFQHPTPAKIVAALNKVVHEGWDVDAAMELL, from the coding sequence ATGCATCTCGGAAAAGCCATTCGGATGGAACGCATCATGAACCGCAACGACGGCCGGACCATCGTGGTCCCCCTGGACCACGGCGTGACCGTCGGCCCCATCTACGGCATCGTGGACCTGCGCGAGACCGTCAACCAGGTGGCCGACGGCGGCGCCAACGCCGTGCTCATGCACAAGGGGATTCCCCGCTGTTCCCACCGCGCGGGCGGCAAGGACATCGGCCTCATCATCCACCTTTCCGCCTCCACCTCCCTCTCGCCGCACCCCAACGCGAAGACCCTGGTCGGCTCCGTCACCGACGCGCTGAAACTCGGCGCGGACGCCGTGTCCGTGCACGTCAACCTCGGCGATGAGACCGAACCCAGAATGCTCTCGGACCTCGGCGAACTCTGTTCCGAAGCCTCGGAATGGGGGATGCCCGTCCTGGCCATGATGTATGCCCGCGGCCCCAAGGTCGAAAACGAGTACGATCCCAAGGTGGTCGCCCACTGCGCCCGGGTGGGCGTTGAACTCGGCGCGGACATCGTCAAGGTCAACTACACCGGCGATCCCGAATCCTTCGCCCGCGTGGTGGAAGGATGCTGCGTGCCCGTGGTCATCGCGGGCGGCCCCAAACTCGAAAGCGAACGCGACCTCGTTCAGATGGTCTATGATTCCATTCAGGCAGGCGGCAGCGGCCTGTCCGTGGGCCGGAACATCTTCCAGCACCCGACCCCGGCCAAAATCGTGGCCGCCCTCAACAAGGTCGTCCACGAAGGCTGGGATGTCGACGCCGCCATGGAGCTGCTGTAG
- a CDS encoding Rid family detoxifying hydrolase: protein MSDIQLIHTDKAPAAVGPYSQATAVNGMIHVSGQLGIIPSEGKLAEGFKAQTRQALENLKAILEETGSSLDKVLAVDVFIMDMGRFADLNAIYAEFFTGHKPARAAIQVAGLPLGGLVEFKCVAVID, encoded by the coding sequence ATGTCCGATATCCAACTGATCCATACGGATAAGGCCCCGGCCGCCGTGGGCCCCTACTCCCAGGCAACCGCCGTCAACGGCATGATCCACGTGTCCGGCCAGCTCGGCATCATCCCTTCCGAAGGCAAACTGGCCGAAGGGTTCAAGGCCCAGACCCGCCAGGCGCTGGAAAACCTGAAGGCCATCCTGGAAGAGACCGGTTCCTCCCTGGACAAGGTCCTTGCCGTGGACGTGTTCATCATGGACATGGGCCGTTTCGCCGACCTCAACGCCATCTACGCCGAATTTTTCACCGGCCACAAGCCCGCCCGCGCCGCCATCCAGGTGGCGGGCCTGCCCCTGGGAGGCCTGGTCGAATTCAAATGCGTGGCCGTCATCGACTAA
- a CDS encoding nucleoside recognition domain-containing protein, translating into MKKMISILKTIFRETTDACLQLFKVMIPILILVKILQELDLIKYLAWPLEPLMGILGLPAEMGLVWATTLINNIYTGMIVLASFTGEAPLTSAQATVLGVLMLVAHGLPVETAIADRSGARFLFQCCVRMAGAFVLAWLLHLIYSATGTLNTPAVMLFQSDPTAGTGSLMAWAIGQAKNLLSIFCIIFALISIMRVLRAIGAIDLMNRILRPVLNLIGIGPKASAITVIGLTMGLSYGGGLIINEARNGVLSKEDVFYSLTFMGLCHSLIEDTLLIALIGGHMSGAFWGRLIFAVLAMALIVQVVRRVPERARTAFLWAEK; encoded by the coding sequence ATGAAGAAGATGATCTCCATATTAAAAACCATCTTCCGTGAGACGACCGACGCCTGCCTGCAGTTGTTCAAGGTCATGATCCCGATACTCATCCTGGTCAAGATTCTCCAGGAACTCGATCTCATCAAGTATCTCGCCTGGCCGCTTGAGCCCCTCATGGGAATCCTCGGGCTGCCCGCCGAGATGGGACTTGTCTGGGCCACAACCCTCATCAACAACATTTACACCGGCATGATCGTCCTGGCGTCCTTCACCGGCGAAGCCCCGCTGACCTCGGCCCAGGCCACGGTCCTCGGCGTGCTGATGCTCGTGGCGCACGGCTTGCCCGTGGAGACCGCCATCGCCGACCGCTCCGGCGCGCGCTTCCTTTTCCAATGCTGCGTGCGCATGGCCGGGGCGTTCGTCCTAGCCTGGCTGCTTCACCTGATCTACTCGGCCACGGGTACGTTGAACACCCCGGCGGTCATGCTCTTCCAGTCCGACCCGACCGCGGGAACGGGCTCTCTCATGGCTTGGGCGATCGGTCAGGCCAAGAATCTGCTGTCCATCTTCTGCATCATCTTCGCTCTCATCTCCATCATGCGGGTGCTCCGCGCCATCGGCGCAATCGACCTCATGAACCGCATCCTCCGGCCCGTGCTCAACCTCATCGGCATCGGCCCCAAGGCCTCGGCCATCACCGTCATCGGCCTGACCATGGGGCTCTCCTACGGAGGCGGACTCATCATCAATGAAGCGCGCAACGGCGTCCTGAGCAAAGAAGACGTTTTCTATTCCCTGACTTTCATGGGCTTGTGCCATTCGCTCATCGAAGATACCCTGCTCATTGCGCTCATAGGCGGACACATGAGCGGAGCGTTCTGGGGACGTTTGATCTTCGCCGTGCTGGCCATGGCCCTCATCGTCCAAGTCGTCCGCCGCGTACCGGAACGGGCCCGCACCGCCTTTCTGTGGGCTGAAAAATAA
- a CDS encoding glycosyltransferase family 2 protein: protein MPKVTFAIPCYNMESFLPVALESCLAQSERDIEILVVDDGSTDRSGEIADRYSTFDPRIRVIHQPNKGLGSARMVGQTNATGEYVTWLDADDFLDIHAARDMHGTAIRDGVDAVCGNAVVFSHKTFNSRQYFYKPGASHLTFATSPKYWKSKVVWRWIYKLETLNALGVQHTHFKMGQDVCFNFEVLPRIKSFSQCPNFFYYFRQEHKPCSTSLEVLMEHELGHFTYCKKILFEQGLYKPLVKYLQENFFRDTRKAAIAIGTEQGHWRDRWLELGLEVFDKLDPSWFSDEYLRPEVKCDNHFVPLAQALCGKDKQKALEIFDSYAFPAKQLVAAVTGDKSNAFHSWRRKIKAQFKPLSLKARFKLRALEKAAAQRLA from the coding sequence ATGCCCAAAGTCACATTTGCCATTCCGTGTTACAATATGGAGTCTTTCCTCCCCGTTGCCCTGGAATCCTGCCTTGCCCAGTCCGAACGGGACATTGAAATCCTGGTGGTCGACGACGGTTCCACGGATCGCTCCGGCGAAATAGCGGATCGCTACTCGACTTTCGACCCCCGGATACGCGTCATCCACCAACCCAACAAGGGACTCGGCTCCGCCCGCATGGTGGGACAAACAAACGCCACCGGCGAATACGTCACCTGGCTCGACGCCGACGACTTCCTCGACATTCATGCCGCCCGCGACATGCATGGGACGGCAATCAGGGACGGCGTGGACGCCGTTTGCGGCAATGCCGTGGTGTTCTCCCACAAGACGTTCAATAGCCGCCAATACTTTTACAAGCCTGGTGCCTCGCATTTAACATTCGCCACCTCTCCGAAGTACTGGAAAAGCAAGGTCGTCTGGCGATGGATTTACAAGCTGGAGACCTTGAACGCTCTGGGCGTCCAGCATACCCACTTCAAAATGGGGCAGGACGTCTGTTTCAACTTCGAGGTGCTCCCGAGAATCAAATCTTTCTCCCAATGCCCCAATTTCTTTTATTATTTCAGACAAGAGCACAAACCATGCTCCACCAGCTTGGAAGTGCTCATGGAACACGAGTTGGGCCACTTCACCTATTGCAAGAAAATCTTATTCGAACAGGGACTCTACAAGCCTTTGGTCAAATACCTGCAGGAAAACTTCTTCCGGGACACCCGCAAAGCGGCCATAGCCATCGGGACCGAACAAGGACACTGGCGCGACCGCTGGCTTGAACTCGGACTCGAAGTCTTCGACAAGCTGGACCCGTCCTGGTTTTCCGACGAATACCTGCGGCCCGAGGTCAAATGCGACAATCATTTCGTTCCCCTGGCGCAGGCCCTGTGCGGCAAGGACAAACAAAAGGCCCTGGAAATCTTCGACTCCTACGCCTTCCCCGCCAAGCAACTGGTCGCCGCCGTGACCGGAGACAAAAGCAACGCCTTCCACTCCTGGCGGCGCAAAATCAAAGCCCAATTCAAACCGCTTTCCCTCAAGGCCCGATTCAAGCTCCGCGCCCTGGAGAAAGCCGCGGCGCAACGTTTGGCATAA
- the feoB gene encoding ferrous iron transport protein B, which yields MGKYTIGIAGNPNCGKTTMFNALTGARQHVANWPGVTVEKKVGHIHMGEDSVELVDLPGTYSLTAYTQEELVARNFLVDDRPQAVIDIMNADALERNLYLAVQIMELGVPLVLGLNMMDEVRKSGKRIDSARLQALSGCAVIETVARSGHGAKELLASTLEVAKEQTGEWKPLNISYGPDLDPVLGQMEKIIQEAQFLTDKAPARWTGIKYLERDEDVIVKGRMANTAISEKLEAMAAEVADHTRKTLNMRPDALIADYRYGFIASMIKNVVTYPASNADRISRSDKMDKVLTHRFLGPLIMLGIVYLIYQVTFAVGEIPMGWLEALFGWIGDTATNLLPEGYLQSLIVSGIIDGVGGVMGFVPLIMFMFLMISALEDSGYIARMAYMLDRVFKIFGLHGTSVLPFIVSGGIAGGCAVPGVMASRTLRSPKEKLATLFVAPYMTCGAKVPVFLMLAAAFFPEDSATVMLIITLSAWGMALLVARLLRSTVIRGASTPFVMELPPYRMPTLQGVLIHTWERTWEYMKKAGTVILGISILIWAMMTFPELPADRVAHYEAQRAAAQTEEQVAEIDNTQAEEAVRHTLAGRIGTALEPISELAGFNWRVNIALTGGFAAKEVIVSTLGTAYSLGEVDAEESQPLSERLVADPAFSPATAIALIIFTMLYAPCFVTVVTMARESSWRWAAFSVVGSTGLAYVMAVIGYNVSKAFL from the coding sequence ATGGGTAAATACACCATAGGCATCGCGGGCAACCCGAACTGCGGCAAAACCACCATGTTCAACGCCTTGACCGGGGCACGGCAACACGTGGCCAACTGGCCCGGCGTAACCGTCGAAAAGAAGGTCGGCCACATCCACATGGGGGAAGACTCCGTCGAACTCGTGGACCTGCCCGGCACCTATTCCCTAACCGCCTATACCCAGGAAGAGCTGGTCGCGCGCAACTTTCTCGTGGATGACCGGCCGCAGGCGGTCATCGACATCATGAACGCCGACGCGCTTGAGCGGAACCTCTACCTTGCCGTGCAGATCATGGAGCTCGGCGTGCCGCTGGTCCTTGGCCTCAACATGATGGACGAAGTGCGCAAGTCCGGCAAACGGATCGACAGCGCCCGCCTCCAAGCGCTTTCCGGTTGCGCCGTCATCGAAACCGTGGCCCGGTCCGGCCATGGTGCCAAGGAGCTGTTGGCCTCCACCCTCGAAGTGGCCAAAGAACAGACCGGTGAATGGAAACCCCTGAATATCTCCTACGGGCCGGACCTCGACCCGGTCCTCGGCCAGATGGAAAAAATCATCCAAGAGGCGCAGTTCTTGACCGACAAGGCACCCGCCCGCTGGACCGGAATCAAGTACCTGGAGCGCGACGAGGACGTCATCGTCAAGGGCCGAATGGCCAACACCGCGATCTCCGAAAAGCTTGAAGCCATGGCCGCCGAGGTTGCCGACCATACACGGAAGACCCTCAACATGCGGCCTGACGCGCTCATCGCCGACTACCGATACGGGTTCATCGCCTCCATGATAAAGAACGTGGTCACCTACCCCGCCTCCAACGCGGACCGCATCAGCCGGTCCGACAAGATGGACAAGGTCCTGACCCACAGATTCCTCGGCCCCCTGATTATGCTCGGCATCGTCTACCTCATCTACCAGGTGACTTTCGCCGTGGGCGAAATCCCAATGGGCTGGCTTGAAGCCCTCTTCGGCTGGATCGGCGACACCGCCACCAACCTCCTGCCCGAGGGGTATCTCCAGTCCCTGATCGTCTCCGGCATCATCGACGGCGTGGGCGGCGTCATGGGCTTCGTGCCGCTCATCATGTTCATGTTCCTGATGATCTCCGCGCTTGAAGACTCCGGATACATCGCCCGCATGGCCTACATGCTCGACCGCGTCTTCAAGATTTTCGGACTGCACGGCACCTCGGTGCTCCCCTTCATCGTCTCCGGCGGCATCGCCGGCGGCTGCGCCGTGCCCGGCGTAATGGCCAGCCGCACCCTGCGCTCGCCCAAGGAGAAACTGGCCACCCTGTTCGTGGCCCCGTACATGACCTGCGGCGCCAAGGTGCCCGTTTTCCTCATGCTGGCCGCCGCGTTCTTCCCCGAAGATTCGGCCACGGTCATGCTGATAATCACCCTGTCCGCCTGGGGCATGGCCCTGCTCGTGGCCCGGCTGCTGCGTTCCACCGTCATTCGGGGCGCATCCACCCCGTTCGTCATGGAGCTGCCGCCCTATCGTATGCCCACACTTCAGGGCGTGCTCATCCACACCTGGGAACGCACCTGGGAATACATGAAGAAGGCCGGTACCGTCATTCTCGGCATCTCCATCCTCATCTGGGCCATGATGACCTTCCCCGAGCTGCCCGCCGACCGCGTGGCTCATTATGAAGCGCAACGCGCCGCCGCCCAGACCGAAGAGCAGGTCGCAGAGATCGACAACACCCAGGCCGAGGAAGCCGTCCGCCACACCCTGGCCGGGCGCATCGGCACCGCGCTCGAACCCATCTCGGAACTGGCAGGCTTCAACTGGCGCGTGAACATCGCCCTGACCGGCGGCTTCGCGGCCAAGGAAGTCATCGTTTCCACCCTGGGCACCGCCTACTCCCTCGGCGAAGTGGACGCGGAGGAATCCCAACCGCTGTCCGAACGGCTGGTGGCCGATCCGGCCTTCTCCCCGGCCACGGCGATAGCCCTCATCATCTTCACCATGCTCTACGCGCCCTGCTTCGTGACAGTGGTCACCATGGCGCGCGAATCGAGCTGGCGCTGGGCCGCCTTCAGCGTGGTAGGCTCCACCGGCCTGGCCTACGTCATGGCCGTCATCGGATACAACGTCTCCAAGGCGTTCCTGTAA
- a CDS encoding FeoA family protein, whose product MAQDMCLRKAKVNQKLKIRTVTADGELGRRIRDMGLIPGTEVTVIGKAPLRDPVALRLRDFTLTLRNSEADHITVTPLED is encoded by the coding sequence ATGGCTCAAGACATGTGTTTACGCAAAGCCAAGGTCAACCAGAAACTCAAGATCAGGACAGTAACCGCAGACGGCGAGCTCGGCCGCCGCATTCGCGACATGGGGCTCATCCCCGGCACCGAGGTCACGGTCATCGGCAAGGCGCCCCTTCGCGATCCCGTCGCCCTGCGGCTCCGCGACTTCACCCTGACCTTGCGCAACAGCGAGGCCGACCACATCACCGTCACCCCCCTGGAGGACTAG
- a CDS encoding FeoB-associated Cys-rich membrane protein produces MLDTIVVIAIVAVAAFFVGRRLLRTFTAKQPSCGCSGCGQSGSCSGGKDGPGGNCGCGQH; encoded by the coding sequence ATGCTCGACACCATAGTCGTCATTGCAATCGTTGCGGTTGCGGCCTTTTTCGTGGGGCGCAGGCTGCTGAGGACATTCACGGCCAAGCAACCTTCCTGCGGATGCAGCGGTTGCGGCCAGTCCGGCTCCTGCTCCGGCGGGAAGGACGGCCCGGGCGGCAACTGCGGTTGCGGCCAGCACTAA
- a CDS encoding glycosyltransferase family 9 protein, with translation MILFSHAPVKLTFTPPWYNKPLYTHWSDMMPGYAAKAKASVLAPLGITWDKEKPEIFLTGEERAEASLFLESEGLSGVPYITVGPSHRRETRRWPAEHYAGLFKLLEERYPKLKVFLLYGPGEKELAERIHSESGDNVVLSETMLSLRQMAAVMEKAVLHLGNCSSPRHFAVAVNTPSVTIQGATTNAWRFPGDDHLSLIRREGCYGCNRNVCKLGTFECLKEYAPAQVLSEFSDFLEDCLKRQEGGE, from the coding sequence GTGATTCTGTTTTCCCATGCTCCCGTAAAATTGACGTTTACCCCTCCGTGGTACAACAAACCTCTCTATACGCACTGGTCGGACATGATGCCCGGTTATGCCGCCAAGGCCAAGGCGAGTGTTCTCGCTCCCCTCGGGATCACGTGGGACAAGGAAAAACCGGAAATTTTCCTCACCGGCGAAGAACGAGCCGAGGCGTCCCTTTTCCTCGAAAGTGAAGGGCTGTCCGGGGTGCCGTACATCACTGTCGGGCCAAGCCATCGGCGCGAGACCAGGCGGTGGCCTGCGGAACATTATGCGGGCCTGTTCAAGCTGCTTGAGGAGCGATACCCGAAGTTGAAGGTCTTTCTTCTTTACGGTCCCGGCGAGAAGGAACTGGCGGAGCGCATTCATTCGGAGAGCGGCGACAATGTCGTGCTTTCCGAGACGATGCTGAGCCTGCGGCAGATGGCGGCGGTGATGGAGAAAGCCGTGCTGCATCTGGGCAACTGCTCTTCGCCCCGTCATTTCGCGGTGGCCGTCAACACGCCGAGCGTGACCATTCAAGGCGCGACCACTAACGCTTGGCGATTCCCCGGCGATGACCATTTGAGTCTCATCCGGCGGGAGGGGTGCTACGGGTGCAACCGGAATGTCTGCAAGCTCGGGACGTTTGAATGTCTCAAGGAGTATGCGCCCGCGCAAGTGCTCTCCGAATTCTCCGATTTCCTGGAGGACTGCCTGAAGCGCCAGGAAGGCGGAGAATAA
- a CDS encoding amino acid ABC transporter ATP-binding protein gives MIDVKNVHKTFFVPHEVQALHDVSYHINPGEVVVVIGPSGSGKSTFLRCLNRLEKADSGHIMIDGVDILDCKTNINKVRMEVGMVFQSFNLFPHLTVLENVTVGQTSVRKRGKRESAEKAMTLLNKVGIHAKANNYPAQLSGGQMQRVAIARALAMDPKVMLFDEPTSALDPEMVGEVLDVMKALAKEGMTMVVVTHEMGFAREVADQVVFMDEGKIVEVGTPEHFFTDPQHERTKLFLSQIL, from the coding sequence ATGATCGACGTAAAAAACGTACACAAGACCTTCTTCGTCCCGCACGAGGTCCAGGCCCTGCACGACGTGTCCTATCACATCAATCCCGGAGAGGTGGTGGTCGTCATCGGACCGTCCGGCTCCGGCAAGTCCACCTTCCTGCGCTGCCTGAACCGCCTGGAAAAGGCCGATTCCGGCCACATCATGATCGACGGCGTGGACATTCTCGACTGCAAGACCAACATCAACAAAGTCCGCATGGAAGTGGGCATGGTCTTCCAGTCCTTCAACCTTTTCCCGCACCTGACCGTGCTGGAAAATGTCACCGTGGGCCAAACTTCCGTGCGCAAACGCGGCAAGAGGGAATCCGCGGAAAAGGCCATGACCCTGCTCAACAAGGTCGGCATCCACGCCAAGGCGAACAACTACCCGGCCCAGCTCTCCGGCGGCCAGATGCAGCGCGTGGCCATAGCCCGGGCGCTGGCCATGGACCCCAAGGTCATGCTCTTCGACGAGCCCACCTCGGCGCTGGACCCCGAAATGGTCGGCGAAGTCCTGGACGTTATGAAGGCCTTGGCGAAGGAAGGCATGACCATGGTCGTGGTCACTCACGAAATGGGCTTCGCCCGCGAAGTGGCCGACCAGGTGGTGTTCATGGACGAAGGCAAGATCGTCGAAGTGGGCACCCCCGAGCACTTCTTCACCGATCCGCAGCACGAACGGACCAAGCTCTTCCTGAGCCAGATACTGTAA
- a CDS encoding amino acid ABC transporter permease (The N-terminal region of this protein, as described by TIGR01726, is a three transmembrane segment that identifies a subfamily of ABC transporter permease subunits, which specificities that include histidine, arginine, glutamine, glutamate, L-cystine (sic), the opines (in Agrobacterium) octopine and nopaline, etc.), translating into MNDTKTVEPKKEFDRDLFWKAAYAVTVVCVCLGFYWATTQTDYIWRWNRIPKYFYYIDNVNVTAEIEGEVTSITKKDDDSVVIVSDGTDSEYYTIPGSDLQVDVGQTVYMGDTIGTYSEGRMGLLVEGTIITIEVSIVSIFFGILIGLFTGLSRISTNPFLKMSAITYIEIIRGTPLLVQIMIWYFVLGTIINNLLVKAGLFQIPELWFGIASLAIFAGAYVAEIVRAGIQSIHKGQMEAARSLGMTKTLAMRKIILPQAFKRILPPLAGQFISLIKDSSLLGVIAIRELTKATREAVTTSLMPYELWFVCGVLYLVITFTLSMFVQYLERRTAEA; encoded by the coding sequence ATGAATGATACCAAGACGGTCGAACCCAAAAAGGAATTCGACAGAGACTTGTTTTGGAAGGCGGCATACGCGGTCACCGTAGTCTGTGTATGCCTGGGCTTCTACTGGGCCACCACCCAGACCGACTACATCTGGCGCTGGAACCGTATTCCCAAATATTTCTACTACATCGACAATGTGAATGTGACCGCCGAGATTGAAGGCGAGGTCACATCCATCACCAAAAAGGACGACGACTCCGTGGTCATCGTCTCCGACGGAACAGACTCCGAATACTACACGATCCCCGGTTCCGACCTCCAGGTCGACGTTGGCCAGACCGTGTACATGGGCGACACCATCGGCACCTACTCCGAAGGCAGGATGGGCCTGCTGGTGGAAGGCACGATCATCACCATCGAGGTCAGCATCGTGTCGATCTTCTTCGGCATTCTCATAGGCCTGTTCACAGGGTTGTCGAGGATATCGACCAACCCGTTCCTGAAGATGTCGGCCATCACCTACATCGAGATCATCCGAGGCACTCCCCTGCTCGTCCAGATCATGATCTGGTACTTCGTGCTCGGCACGATCATCAACAACCTGCTGGTCAAGGCGGGGCTGTTCCAGATTCCGGAACTGTGGTTCGGCATCGCTTCCCTGGCCATCTTTGCGGGGGCGTACGTGGCCGAAATCGTCCGCGCCGGCATCCAGTCCATCCACAAAGGGCAGATGGAAGCGGCCCGGTCCCTGGGCATGACCAAGACCCTGGCCATGCGCAAGATCATCCTTCCGCAGGCGTTCAAGCGCATCCTGCCGCCTCTGGCGGGCCAGTTCATCAGCCTTATCAAAGACTCCTCGCTGCTCGGCGTCATCGCCATCCGCGAGCTGACCAAAGCCACCCGCGAAGCGGTCACCACCAGCCTGATGCCCTACGAACTCTGGTTCGTATGCGGCGTGCTCTACCTGGTCATAACCTTCACCCTGTCCATGTTCGTCCAATACCTCGAAAGGCGAACCGCGGAGGCCTAG